One segment of Romeriopsis navalis LEGE 11480 DNA contains the following:
- a CDS encoding DinB family protein: MNLLTHIQLMAEYNQWMNQKIYATAAALSAEQLQCDCQAFFGSVLGTLNHLMVGDIVWLKRFAAHPVKFLALEPLRGMEQPRSIDQMLYEDFGELRQQREQLDQIVRDWVNDLTEGDLDLVLDYQNMRAVPARRQLGRLLCHFFNHQTHHRGQVTTLLSQFGLDVGGTDLLNITPQVAE, encoded by the coding sequence ATGAATTTGCTGACGCATATTCAACTGATGGCGGAATACAACCAATGGATGAACCAGAAGATTTATGCAACGGCGGCGGCGCTGTCGGCTGAGCAGTTGCAGTGCGATTGTCAAGCCTTTTTTGGTTCGGTGCTGGGGACGCTAAATCATCTGATGGTGGGGGATATTGTCTGGCTGAAGCGGTTTGCGGCCCATCCGGTCAAGTTCCTGGCGTTGGAGCCGTTGCGGGGGATGGAACAGCCTCGATCGATCGATCAAATGCTGTATGAGGATTTTGGGGAGCTGCGGCAACAGCGAGAGCAGCTGGATCAAATTGTGCGGGATTGGGTGAATGATTTGACGGAGGGCGATCTGGATCTGGTGCTGGATTATCAGAATATGCGGGCAGTTCCGGCGCGGCGACAGTTGGGCCGTTTGCTCTGTCACTTTTTTAACCACCAGACGCACCATCGGGGGCAGGTGACGACGTTGTTGTCACAGTTTGGTTTGGATGTTGGGGGGACGGATTTGTTGAATATTACGCCCCAGGTAGCCGAGTGA
- a CDS encoding CHAT domain-containing tetratricopeptide repeat protein has protein sequence MRSHFFWRAAVAAGVLSGAAASVVAQPPKQSSSQSVQSQPSAVDPALVQLPQLMQQAREAGDAARYPEAIRLYERVAALWMQQQNPQRAAVAKYFIGSFYYRLDRPEASLKALITAQQYAQTAKATELVQAIQAAQLLGYWALGKRDLDRRNYPQAMAQYRSALQVAKRVKNVQGQVTSLMQIAQIQRQQQFYREALEPLKKASDLFAQAKPQARNTPLFMLARTYDDLSNYPQALKLYNQLLDQAQKNNDQSEIASTLNNIGVLYQNQGEYKRSIALFNQALPITRKGQAQYAETVTVDNYQRICEADQRDQKTFTTYCSPLAGTQSAQALKRYQKTQIKRLNQFRQVFTVGRVKLEANLLNNLGVSHKELGDYKKALGFHQNALRLPGVAETPAIAGPAWNNAGNVYLSLGQYSQAEAAYRKSLEISQAAGVRDLAARSSSNLAQVYQAQGKFRQALKLSQASLKTVQSIGIRQDEATALNNIGTLHLNLAEYELAKGVLDQALAIYRDLNDPSGEATTLNNLALLAGQRGEPWLAIDLYQQAFKLSQQIGERSRVGSSLSNLGRAYADVSQYAKAIEHYQQALAIHQAVGDRSWELGTQVNLADMYNSLGQYDRSLALYRQVAKQAKAIGNPRIQGFALSGMGSVLMKQGTLEAAEESIAQAIALHRQTGAKRAEIYALRWLGNLRSRQGQIDQALQALNQALAIAQDVNLVMEQGLLLRNRAQVELDAGRYATAIATAQQAQPIAKQVSSRVMQGKLATIVGASQLALGQADRAQVALTQAVEIWEGLRPGLKDGDKVSLFDTQAQTYRLLQKSLVAQGKPEMALEVAERGRARAFVELFASRMGREKVVLESPKLAQMKALALQQNATLVEYALVSDRELYIWVIQPDGTVTFKSQKIDQQVASIQQVVAQTRSSIGVRSRASITTVNLSRVPSERAGAAPHTPIAQDGFRVLHKILIEPIAAQLPSNPNQSVVFMPQGVLFYVPFAALEDAAGKVLLEKHTIAVAPSIQALGLTAQLKRQLPQSGATLIVGNPTMPQFEDLQLSQLPGSEQEAKAVGQLLKVSPLLGGAATKARVMQQMQRSRIVHLATHGLLDSFGGDVPGAIVLAGGKTAQEQTIQSSLLSAGEIAQMQMQADLVVLSACSTGQGDV, from the coding sequence ATGCGATCGCACTTTTTCTGGCGGGCGGCGGTGGCGGCGGGTGTTTTGAGTGGGGCGGCGGCTTCGGTCGTGGCACAGCCGCCCAAGCAATCATCGTCGCAATCGGTGCAGTCCCAGCCGTCAGCCGTTGACCCGGCGTTAGTCCAGTTGCCCCAGTTGATGCAGCAGGCGCGGGAAGCGGGTGATGCGGCGCGTTATCCCGAAGCGATTCGGCTGTATGAGCGGGTGGCGGCGCTGTGGATGCAGCAGCAGAATCCGCAGCGAGCCGCAGTGGCAAAGTATTTTATTGGGTCGTTTTATTACCGTCTCGATCGACCGGAGGCGAGTCTCAAGGCCTTGATCACGGCGCAGCAATATGCGCAGACGGCGAAAGCGACGGAGCTGGTGCAAGCGATTCAAGCCGCGCAGTTGTTGGGCTATTGGGCATTGGGTAAGCGTGACCTCGATCGCCGGAATTATCCGCAGGCGATGGCGCAATACCGATCGGCGCTGCAGGTGGCGAAACGCGTCAAGAATGTGCAAGGTCAAGTGACGAGTTTGATGCAGATTGCGCAAATTCAGCGACAGCAGCAGTTTTATCGGGAAGCGTTGGAACCGTTGAAAAAAGCCTCGGATTTGTTTGCGCAGGCGAAACCACAGGCGCGGAATACGCCGCTGTTTATGCTGGCGCGGACCTATGATGATTTGTCGAATTATCCGCAGGCACTGAAGCTATATAACCAACTGCTCGATCAAGCGCAGAAAAATAATGATCAAAGTGAGATTGCTTCAACGCTGAATAATATTGGGGTGCTCTATCAAAATCAGGGCGAATATAAGCGCTCGATCGCGTTATTTAATCAAGCGTTGCCGATCACGCGCAAAGGGCAGGCGCAATATGCGGAAACTGTGACGGTGGATAATTACCAGCGGATCTGCGAGGCGGACCAGCGCGATCAAAAAACTTTTACAACCTACTGTTCACCGTTGGCGGGGACGCAATCAGCCCAGGCACTTAAGCGGTATCAGAAAACGCAAATTAAGCGACTGAATCAGTTCCGTCAAGTGTTTACTGTGGGGCGGGTGAAGCTAGAAGCGAATCTGCTAAATAATTTAGGCGTTTCGCATAAGGAACTCGGCGACTATAAAAAGGCATTGGGCTTTCATCAGAATGCACTCAGGCTTCCTGGTGTCGCAGAAACGCCCGCGATCGCGGGCCCGGCTTGGAATAATGCCGGTAATGTTTATCTCTCACTTGGACAGTACAGCCAAGCCGAAGCGGCCTATCGCAAAAGTCTGGAAATTTCCCAGGCAGCGGGGGTAAGGGATCTAGCGGCGCGGTCTTCCAGTAACTTGGCGCAGGTGTATCAAGCCCAGGGGAAGTTTCGGCAGGCGCTGAAGCTGTCTCAGGCGTCGTTGAAAACGGTGCAGTCGATCGGGATTCGGCAGGATGAAGCAACGGCGCTGAATAATATCGGCACATTGCATCTGAATTTGGCGGAGTATGAGTTGGCGAAGGGGGTGCTTGATCAGGCGTTAGCGATTTACCGCGACTTGAACGATCCGAGTGGTGAGGCGACGACGCTGAATAATTTGGCTTTGTTGGCGGGGCAGCGGGGGGAGCCGTGGCTGGCGATCGATCTCTATCAACAAGCATTTAAGTTATCGCAGCAGATTGGGGAGCGATCGCGGGTGGGTTCGAGTCTGTCGAATTTGGGCCGGGCCTATGCGGATGTGTCGCAGTATGCCAAGGCGATTGAGCATTATCAGCAGGCGCTAGCGATTCATCAGGCGGTGGGCGATCGGAGCTGGGAGCTGGGAACGCAGGTGAATCTGGCGGATATGTACAATTCTTTGGGGCAGTACGACCGGTCGCTCGCGCTTTATCGGCAGGTGGCAAAACAGGCTAAGGCGATCGGTAATCCGCGGATTCAGGGGTTTGCCCTGAGTGGGATGGGGAGTGTGCTGATGAAGCAGGGGACGCTGGAGGCTGCGGAGGAATCGATCGCCCAAGCGATTGCCCTGCACCGTCAGACAGGGGCGAAGCGGGCGGAGATTTATGCGCTGCGTTGGCTGGGGAATCTGCGATCGCGGCAGGGCCAAATTGATCAGGCATTGCAGGCGTTGAATCAAGCGTTGGCGATTGCGCAGGATGTGAATCTGGTGATGGAGCAGGGGTTGCTGTTGCGGAATCGGGCGCAGGTGGAGCTGGATGCGGGGCGTTATGCCACGGCGATCGCTACGGCGCAGCAGGCGCAGCCGATCGCTAAGCAGGTGAGTTCGCGGGTGATGCAGGGGAAGTTGGCGACGATCGTGGGGGCGTCGCAGTTGGCTTTGGGGCAGGCCGATCGCGCCCAGGTGGCATTGACTCAGGCGGTGGAAATTTGGGAAGGATTGCGACCGGGCTTGAAGGATGGGGATAAGGTGTCGCTGTTTGATACGCAGGCGCAGACTTATCGGCTATTACAAAAAAGTTTGGTGGCGCAGGGCAAGCCGGAGATGGCGCTGGAGGTTGCTGAGCGGGGCCGGGCGAGAGCTTTTGTGGAGCTGTTTGCGTCGCGGATGGGGCGGGAAAAGGTGGTGCTGGAGAGTCCGAAGTTAGCGCAAATGAAAGCACTAGCGTTGCAGCAAAATGCAACGCTAGTGGAATACGCCTTGGTATCGGATCGCGAATTGTATATTTGGGTGATTCAACCGGATGGGACGGTGACGTTTAAGTCGCAAAAAATCGATCAGCAGGTGGCGTCGATTCAGCAGGTGGTGGCCCAGACCCGATCGAGTATTGGGGTACGGAGTCGGGCGTCGATCACGACGGTGAATCTGAGTCGGGTGCCGTCAGAGCGTGCTGGGGCGGCACCCCATACGCCGATTGCCCAGGATGGTTTTCGGGTGCTGCATAAGATTTTGATTGAGCCGATTGCAGCGCAGTTGCCGTCTAACCCGAATCAGTCGGTGGTGTTTATGCCCCAGGGTGTGTTGTTTTATGTGCCGTTTGCGGCGTTGGAGGATGCGGCGGGGAAGGTGTTGCTGGAAAAGCATACGATTGCTGTTGCGCCTTCGATTCAGGCGTTGGGGTTGACGGCGCAGTTGAAGCGGCAGTTGCCGCAGTCGGGTGCGACGTTGATCGTGGGAAATCCGACGATGCCGCAGTTTGAGGATTTGCAGTTGTCGCAGTTGCCGGGGTCGGAGCAGGAGGCAAAGGCGGTGGGGCAGCTATTGAAGGTGTCACCCCTGTTGGGAGGTGCGGCGACGAAGGCACGGGTGATGCAGCAGATGCAGCGATCGCGCATCGTGCATTTGGCGACGCATGGGTTGTTGGATTCGTTTGGCGGGGATGTGCCGGGGGCGATCGTGCTAGCGGGGGGTAAGACGGCTCAGGAGCAGACGATTCAGTCGAGTTTGCTGAGTGCGGGGGAGATTGCCCAGATGCAGATGCAGGCGGATTTGGTGGTGCTGAGTGCTTGTAGTACGGGGCAGGGGGATGT
- a CDS encoding CYTH domain-containing protein: MPQEIERKFLTRDTSWKALAEGKYYRQGYIDADADTAVVLTDRQLIVRQLDLEIGFDVPEADVAAMRGHFNPDAAGRLDPETCTPRIRVVGDMGFLTLKTKTVGISRVEYEYEIPQNHAMALLDLVCAKPQIQKYRYKIPHAGLVWEVDEFLAENAGLVMAEVELTTADQAVELPDWIGTEVSDDARYFNSQLAKRPFTTW, from the coding sequence ATGCCTCAGGAGATTGAGCGGAAGTTTTTGACGCGGGATACCAGTTGGAAAGCCTTGGCTGAGGGCAAATACTATCGCCAGGGCTATATCGATGCGGATGCTGATACGGCGGTGGTGTTGACCGATCGGCAACTGATTGTGCGGCAGCTTGATTTGGAAATTGGTTTTGATGTGCCGGAAGCGGATGTCGCGGCCATGCGGGGGCATTTCAACCCGGATGCGGCTGGACGACTTGACCCCGAGACTTGTACGCCGAGAATTCGGGTGGTGGGGGATATGGGTTTCTTGACGCTGAAGACGAAGACGGTGGGGATTTCGCGGGTTGAGTATGAATATGAGATTCCGCAGAATCATGCAATGGCGCTGTTGGATCTGGTCTGTGCGAAGCCGCAGATTCAGAAGTATCGCTACAAGATTCCCCATGCGGGGTTGGTATGGGAAGTGGATGAATTTTTGGCGGAGAATGCGGGACTGGTGATGGCGGAGGTGGAGTTGACCACGGCGGACCAGGCGGTTGAATTACCGGATTGGATTGGAACGGAAGTGTCGGATGATGCGCGGTATTTCAATTCCCAGTTGGCGAAACGGCCGTTTACGACTTGGTAG
- a CDS encoding GldG family protein yields the protein MKAAIKFCLKYAVFLGVGLASAGLIAGLVSGNWDIVATGLIIAGIVLMGVWLLFIGRLGAPNQPNFWQRRSTQVGTNALVSTLSVLAILGLINFVAVRNVYRADITETQQFSLAPETKQVLKGLKSPVKMYLFTRDADPNDRILLDRLTGQTKQFSFEYVDPQTNPTLAQRFKLKNDLVNKDVFLERFSHFENRPITQLVQSINPEVRLSESKIVNSLIRVTSDRRPKIYFLQGHGEKSLKPGKQSISAAVKGLTDRNFQVEPLSLAQTGEVPTDAAVIVVAGPQQPLFEPEIKLLTEYQRQGGNLLVLLDPRTETGIDPLLKQWGIVLDNRLAIDASGIGKQLNLGPAAPIVQTYSDHPITRSFSNSISFYPYARPLEILEVPNVRPNPIVITNDKSWADADPDAKPVRFGEGDRMGPLPIGVALSRVVLPTATPSPTTANAQPSPSPSPSPSPTPVSPSQEARMVVFGNTGFAMDGYFNQAINGDVLLNSISWLSQDDAQPLSVRPRSVKNRRIIPSQELVLGLFISAVIMVPLLGLITAIGLWWRRR from the coding sequence ATGAAAGCAGCAATTAAATTCTGTCTGAAATATGCGGTGTTTCTTGGCGTCGGACTCGCCAGCGCGGGTCTGATTGCCGGATTAGTCTCGGGCAATTGGGATATTGTGGCAACCGGTTTGATCATTGCTGGGATCGTGCTGATGGGCGTGTGGTTGCTGTTTATTGGGCGACTCGGAGCGCCAAACCAACCGAATTTTTGGCAGCGGCGATCGACCCAAGTCGGCACAAATGCCTTAGTTTCGACCCTATCTGTCTTGGCCATTCTTGGGTTAATTAATTTTGTCGCCGTGCGGAATGTCTATCGAGCTGACATTACTGAGACACAGCAATTTTCCCTCGCACCGGAGACAAAGCAGGTTTTAAAAGGTCTGAAGTCCCCGGTGAAGATGTACCTTTTTACCCGTGACGCTGATCCCAACGATCGAATTTTGCTCGATCGGCTGACTGGGCAAACTAAGCAATTCAGCTTTGAATATGTTGATCCCCAGACGAATCCAACGCTGGCTCAACGTTTTAAGCTCAAGAATGACTTAGTCAATAAAGATGTGTTCTTGGAGCGATTCTCCCATTTTGAGAATCGCCCGATCACCCAGCTTGTGCAGTCGATTAATCCGGAAGTGCGGCTGTCTGAGTCCAAAATTGTCAATTCACTGATTCGCGTCACCAGCGATCGGCGGCCGAAAATTTATTTTCTCCAGGGGCATGGCGAAAAGAGCCTCAAGCCTGGTAAGCAAAGTATCTCGGCGGCGGTTAAAGGCTTAACTGATCGCAACTTTCAGGTTGAGCCCTTGAGTCTCGCCCAAACTGGTGAAGTGCCGACTGATGCGGCGGTGATTGTGGTTGCCGGTCCCCAGCAGCCATTGTTCGAACCAGAAATTAAGCTGCTGACAGAATACCAGCGCCAGGGCGGCAATTTATTAGTGTTGCTCGACCCCCGGACGGAAACCGGCATTGATCCCTTGCTGAAGCAATGGGGCATCGTGTTAGATAATCGGCTTGCGATCGACGCCTCTGGGATTGGGAAGCAGCTAAATCTGGGACCAGCGGCACCGATTGTCCAGACCTATAGCGACCATCCGATTACGCGTAGTTTCAGCAACAGCATTTCCTTTTATCCCTATGCACGGCCGCTCGAAATCCTCGAAGTGCCGAATGTTCGGCCCAACCCGATTGTGATTACGAATGACAAAAGCTGGGCGGACGCCGATCCCGATGCCAAGCCAGTTCGATTTGGTGAAGGCGATCGAATGGGCCCATTACCGATCGGTGTCGCCCTCAGCCGGGTTGTACTGCCGACTGCTACTCCGAGCCCGACGACTGCCAATGCTCAACCGAGTCCGAGTCCGAGTCCGAGTCCAAGCCCGACGCCAGTGTCGCCCAGTCAAGAAGCCCGCATGGTGGTATTTGGCAATACGGGCTTTGCGATGGATGGCTATTTCAATCAGGCAATTAATGGCGATGTCTTGCTCAATTCCATTAGTTGGCTCAGCCAGGATGATGCCCAACCGCTATCGGTCCGGCCACGTAGCGTGAAGAACCGGCGGATTATCCCGTCCCAGGAATTGGTGTTGGGGCTATTTATTAGTGCCGTCATCATGGTGCCGTTGCTCGGTTTAATCACGGCGATCGGTTTATGGTGGCGGCGGCGTTAA
- a CDS encoding ABC transporter ATP-binding protein, producing MIEVEHLSKIYGNTTAIEDVTFSVKSGEILGFLGPNGAGKTTTMRILSGYLPATNGTAKIAGVEVHEDSMAVRKQIGYLPETPPLYPDMSVEGFLKFVAEIKGVNRSERSKKVNQALERCNLTDRRKSLIRKLSKGYRQRVGIAQAIVHDPPVIILDEPTIGLDPKQIIDVRNLIKSLAGDHTVILSTHILSEVSMTCDRVAIINQGKVVKTGSPEILAKQVLQQTVYDIKTSGASEQIALALNGIPGITDIEFGNTDVEQPEQINLRVSSNIATDIGRDLTTALVTQGLGVYEIRRNQTSLEDVFLEVTATSASTDQSPKQPDAMVETNPAVLDGDKASESSQSTQGEMK from the coding sequence ATGATTGAAGTTGAACATCTGAGCAAAATTTACGGTAATACAACGGCGATCGAGGATGTCACTTTCTCGGTTAAGTCTGGCGAAATCCTGGGATTTCTCGGCCCCAATGGTGCTGGAAAAACGACGACGATGCGGATTTTGTCTGGCTACTTACCGGCAACAAATGGCACGGCTAAGATTGCCGGAGTTGAAGTCCACGAAGACTCAATGGCCGTCCGTAAACAAATCGGTTATCTACCAGAAACCCCACCTCTTTATCCAGATATGTCAGTTGAGGGATTTCTAAAATTTGTCGCTGAAATTAAAGGTGTTAACCGATCAGAACGATCAAAAAAGGTGAACCAAGCCTTAGAGCGATGTAATCTAACTGACCGACGCAAATCATTAATCCGTAAATTATCGAAGGGCTATCGACAACGGGTTGGTATTGCCCAAGCAATTGTCCATGATCCACCTGTGATTATATTAGATGAACCTACGATAGGACTGGATCCCAAACAAATCATTGATGTACGTAATCTGATTAAAAGTTTAGCGGGTGACCATACGGTTATTCTTTCAACTCATATTCTGTCTGAAGTGAGTATGACTTGCGACCGCGTTGCAATTATCAATCAAGGTAAAGTCGTCAAAACTGGATCGCCAGAAATTTTAGCGAAGCAAGTCCTGCAACAAACCGTCTATGACATTAAAACCTCTGGAGCTTCTGAGCAAATTGCGTTAGCGCTAAATGGAATTCCAGGCATTACCGATATTGAATTTGGTAATACGGATGTCGAACAGCCAGAACAGATTAATCTGCGGGTTTCATCAAATATCGCAACGGATATTGGGCGCGATCTAACCACAGCATTAGTTACTCAGGGACTTGGTGTATATGAAATTCGACGAAATCAAACAAGTCTAGAGGATGTATTTTTGGAAGTAACGGCAACATCTGCAAGCACTGATCAATCACCAAAGCAGCCTGATGCGATGGTTGAAACTAATCCAGCAGTGCTCGATGGTGACAAGGCATCGGAATCCTCACAATCAACTCAAGGGGAAATGAAATGA
- a CDS encoding TetR/AcrR family transcriptional regulator encodes MPLSHRPTSADVETKTRIMKSAMRLFAKRGFDSTTTKDLAEDAGVAEGTLFRHFTNKKAILIEVATQGWIDLLTDLLTEFSEMGSYKAVAQVMRNRMMHMRENVDLLRVCFIEVQFHEDLRERIQSEVIEKMTDVAEAFFQTAMDQGIYRQQDPRLVARVFLGMFTIASFSQNTIADPNASPEELKEMAEGLSDIFLNGVLAKAGA; translated from the coding sequence ATGCCTTTGTCTCATCGACCAACTTCAGCGGATGTTGAAACAAAAACGCGGATTATGAAATCGGCGATGCGGCTGTTTGCCAAGCGCGGGTTTGATTCGACGACGACAAAGGATTTGGCGGAAGATGCGGGCGTCGCTGAAGGCACATTGTTTCGGCACTTTACCAATAAAAAAGCCATTCTGATTGAAGTTGCGACGCAAGGATGGATTGACCTGCTGACGGATTTGCTGACGGAATTTAGCGAAATGGGCAGCTATAAAGCGGTGGCGCAAGTCATGCGGAATCGCATGATGCACATGCGCGAGAATGTTGATTTATTGCGGGTTTGCTTTATTGAAGTGCAGTTCCATGAGGACTTGCGGGAGCGGATTCAGTCGGAAGTGATTGAAAAGATGACGGATGTGGCCGAAGCCTTTTTCCAGACGGCGATGGATCAAGGGATCTATCGTCAGCAAGATCCCCGCCTCGTCGCCCGGGTCTTTCTCGGAATGTTTACGATCGCCAGTTTTAGTCAGAATACGATCGCTGATCCGAATGCCTCGCCCGAAGAGCTTAAGGAAATGGCCGAAGGGCTATCGGATATTTTCCTGAATGGTGTCTTAGCGAAAGCTGGGGCTTAA
- a CDS encoding ABC transporter permease has product MNHTFHLAKTLLTTYYAYMVEYRAELVLWVLSGSLPIILMGAWIQAAESGNFTLSTIQVAQYFFTVAITRQFTVVWVIWDFEKAIVEGKLSMKLLQPLDPGWHHVADHLGERLARFPIIIGFVLLFFLLYPAAFWIPSVGQCLTYTFVVASAFMLQFLLQYTLAMFAFWTEKASSLQELSFLMYIFLSGVVAPIAVFPENVKQFVQWLPYPYVIDFPANILTGLPVDLPRGILMIYGWSALLWVINRWLWKRGLRQYSGMGA; this is encoded by the coding sequence ATGAATCACACATTCCACCTGGCCAAAACGCTCCTTACGACCTACTACGCCTACATGGTGGAATATCGGGCCGAACTCGTACTGTGGGTCTTATCCGGTTCCCTACCGATCATTCTTATGGGCGCTTGGATACAAGCCGCCGAATCCGGCAACTTCACCCTCAGCACCATTCAAGTCGCCCAGTATTTCTTCACCGTCGCCATCACGCGCCAGTTCACTGTCGTCTGGGTAATCTGGGACTTCGAAAAAGCGATCGTCGAAGGCAAGCTCTCCATGAAACTGTTGCAACCGCTTGATCCAGGCTGGCATCATGTCGCCGATCATCTGGGCGAGCGCTTGGCTCGCTTCCCAATCATCATTGGGTTTGTCCTCTTATTTTTCTTGCTCTATCCCGCCGCCTTTTGGATTCCAAGCGTCGGCCAATGTCTGACTTACACCTTTGTCGTCGCTTCGGCCTTTATGCTGCAATTTCTGCTGCAATACACCTTAGCGATGTTTGCCTTTTGGACGGAGAAAGCCAGCTCCCTCCAAGAGCTATCGTTTCTGATGTATATCTTTCTCTCCGGTGTGGTGGCCCCGATCGCCGTATTTCCCGAAAACGTCAAACAATTCGTCCAATGGTTGCCCTATCCCTATGTGATCGACTTTCCCGCCAATATCCTCACAGGCTTACCAGTTGATCTCCCCCGTGGCATTCTGATGATTTATGGTTGGTCGGCCCTGCTCTGGGTGATCAATCGCTGGCTCTGGAAACGCGGACTCCGCCAATATTCCGGAATGGGGGCTTAA
- a CDS encoding ABC transporter permease → MLVNLLAIYKRELRNYFVLPWAYVIAAVFWFINGFLFFSIVFGDDGVIRNAQFNDLQASSGIVAGQYDAAYQVVTVFLATVGSLALFILPILSMGLYSEERKRGTLELLATSPITNWVVAVGKLLAVVTFFIGLTLPLMVYIVVALSAATPPVSTQLIFVGYGALILMAASVLSLGMFISSLTDSTIVAAIATFGLVLLLSLIDLIAKSPTMIGQAINQIALIKQYQEMIQGQVTSSGLVMFASYIVLGVFLTAQSIEAFRFQRS, encoded by the coding sequence ATGCTTGTTAACCTCTTGGCAATTTATAAGCGCGAATTACGCAATTATTTTGTCTTGCCTTGGGCCTACGTGATTGCGGCTGTTTTTTGGTTTATTAATGGATTCTTGTTCTTCAGCATTGTGTTTGGCGATGATGGCGTGATTCGCAATGCCCAATTTAATGACTTACAAGCTAGCTCCGGGATTGTGGCTGGTCAATATGATGCGGCATATCAGGTCGTTACAGTGTTTCTCGCAACGGTGGGTTCCTTGGCCTTGTTTATTCTGCCGATTTTGTCGATGGGCCTTTACAGCGAAGAGCGTAAACGTGGCACTTTAGAGCTATTAGCGACGTCACCGATTACAAACTGGGTCGTGGCGGTGGGTAAGTTGCTTGCTGTTGTTACCTTTTTCATTGGTTTAACCCTGCCGCTGATGGTTTATATCGTGGTGGCACTGAGTGCGGCGACGCCACCAGTTTCGACCCAGTTGATCTTCGTCGGTTATGGTGCATTAATTCTGATGGCCGCTTCCGTGTTGTCCTTGGGCATGTTTATTTCGTCGTTGACAGATAGCACGATCGTGGCGGCGATCGCCACCTTTGGTCTGGTTTTATTACTCTCGTTAATCGATTTGATTGCCAAAAGTCCCACGATGATTGGCCAGGCAATTAATCAAATTGCTTTGATCAAGCAATATCAGGAAATGATTCAAGGTCAGGTGACTTCCAGTGGATTGGTGATGTTTGCGAGTTACATCGTCTTAGGGGTTTTTCTGACTGCGCAATCAATCGAGGCATTTCGCTTCCAACGATCGTAA
- a CDS encoding ABC transporter permease produces MQRNLQRYFKLIHLFWSTSIAAEMEYRLNFVIATITSLGYQIGSLFTLSLFYQSDTGFPGWTIYESMVVLGTFTILQGFSATFLAPNLNQIVKQVEQGTLDFVLLKPVSSQFWLSTHRFSPWGIPDFLFGGGIIAYASYKVTQELGTDASRLPLSYLQSLVPLGFGFIILYSLWFILGATSIWFTKIYNVTEVLRGLLQAGRNPIAAYPPAYRFFFQFVVPVIFLTTTPAETLLNRASSGWLLGSGLLAIGLLAFSNWFWRFALRSYTSASS; encoded by the coding sequence ATGCAGCGAAATTTACAGCGCTATTTCAAACTGATCCACCTGTTCTGGAGTACCTCGATCGCCGCCGAGATGGAGTATCGGCTAAACTTTGTGATTGCCACAATTACTAGCCTGGGCTATCAGATCGGTAGCCTGTTTACGCTGTCATTGTTTTATCAATCCGATACCGGCTTTCCCGGCTGGACGATCTACGAATCAATGGTAGTGCTGGGCACCTTCACGATTTTGCAAGGCTTTTCCGCCACATTTTTAGCCCCGAACCTGAATCAAATTGTCAAACAAGTCGAGCAGGGCACGCTCGATTTTGTGCTGCTGAAGCCTGTCAGCTCGCAGTTTTGGCTATCGACCCATCGCTTTTCCCCTTGGGGGATTCCCGATTTTCTGTTTGGCGGCGGGATTATTGCCTACGCCAGCTATAAAGTGACCCAAGAACTCGGCACGGATGCGAGTCGTTTACCGCTTTCCTATCTTCAGAGTCTTGTCCCCCTGGGATTTGGATTTATCATTCTCTACAGCCTCTGGTTCATTCTCGGCGCCACCAGCATCTGGTTTACCAAAATCTACAATGTCACAGAAGTGTTACGCGGACTTTTGCAGGCGGGTCGTAACCCGATCGCCGCTTACCCGCCCGCCTATCGCTTCTTCTTCCAATTTGTCGTTCCTGTCATATTCCTCACGACCACACCGGCAGAAACCTTATTAAATCGGGCCAGTAGTGGCTGGTTATTAGGGAGCGGACTCTTAGCAATTGGGCTTTTAGCCTTCTCTAACTGGTTTTGGCGGTTTGCGCTGCGATCGTATACAAGTGCGTCAAGTTAA